A single genomic interval of Spirosoma linguale DSM 74 harbors:
- a CDS encoding conserved hypothetical protein (PFAM: conserved hypothetical protein~KEGG: scl:sce8063 hypothetical protein): protein MTVRSGVDVFLKHVAVYQGQRLALVTNQAAITHTYTPSRQALLRAGFPIVKLLSPEHGLDTIGEDGKPMRNGIDALTGLPISSLYGDKLQPTADDLADVDTVIVDLPDVGCRFYTYLWTLTQVMEASTSHQKPLILLDRPNPLSGRLDLAEGPLLDEAHCSSFIGRWRMPLRHSCTFGELAMCWRQERLPALALTVVRVEGWQRDQFATDWQPSFVPTSPAMISAEAALLYPGLGLLEATNLSEGRGTPTPFRVAGAPWLDAGKLVAMFNEIGLPGVVARAVTFVPQSIKYAGQLCQGLMFHVLHQQDFRPVLMGLLFIKLVYDTHFGYFNWSCYPTHVNPTGKRHMDKLLGIPNAEELFRQPLPEFTKTLHSLLRCEAWMDNMKPYLFY, encoded by the coding sequence GCGGCTATTACCCATACGTATACGCCATCCCGACAGGCATTGCTCCGGGCTGGCTTTCCAATTGTGAAACTACTGTCGCCCGAGCATGGTCTGGATACTATCGGCGAAGATGGGAAGCCAATGCGCAATGGAATAGATGCGCTGACGGGCTTGCCTATTAGTAGTTTATACGGCGATAAACTCCAGCCAACGGCCGACGATCTGGCCGATGTCGATACCGTCATCGTGGATTTGCCCGACGTAGGTTGCCGTTTTTACACGTATTTATGGACGCTGACGCAGGTGATGGAAGCCTCTACCAGTCATCAGAAACCGTTGATTCTGCTCGACCGGCCTAATCCGCTTTCCGGCCGGCTGGATTTAGCAGAAGGGCCACTGCTGGACGAGGCACACTGTTCTTCTTTTATCGGGCGATGGCGTATGCCGCTGCGGCACTCCTGTACGTTTGGTGAGTTAGCTATGTGTTGGCGGCAGGAACGACTACCAGCTCTGGCCCTCACCGTTGTCAGGGTAGAAGGATGGCAGCGAGATCAGTTTGCTACAGACTGGCAGCCGTCGTTCGTGCCAACGTCACCGGCCATGATAAGTGCAGAAGCAGCCCTGCTGTATCCGGGGCTGGGCTTGCTGGAGGCTACCAACCTGAGCGAAGGACGGGGTACACCAACGCCTTTCCGTGTTGCTGGCGCTCCCTGGCTGGATGCCGGTAAACTGGTCGCCATGTTTAATGAAATAGGCTTACCGGGTGTGGTAGCAAGGGCTGTTACGTTTGTTCCGCAAAGTATCAAATACGCTGGGCAGCTATGCCAGGGTCTCATGTTTCATGTTCTGCATCAACAGGACTTCAGGCCGGTATTGATGGGCCTGCTATTCATTAAGCTTGTATACGACACTCATTTCGGGTATTTTAATTGGAGTTGTTACCCAACGCATGTCAACCCGACCGGCAAGCGTCATATGGACAAACTGCTGGGTATTCCTAACGCTGAAGAATTGTTCCGTCAGCCGTTGCCGGAGTTCACAAAAACGCTTCACAGCCTGTTAAGGTGCGAAGCGTGGATGGATAACATGAAGCCGTATTTGTTCTATTAG
- a CDS encoding efflux transporter, RND family, MFP subunit (TIGRFAM: efflux transporter, RND family, MFP subunit~PFAM: secretion protein HlyD family protein~KEGG: mxa:MXAN_6178 RND family efflux transporter MFP subunit): MKLLITLIGIASFAVGFTACSSASSDNKPAETKEPAIQQVEVTTVQALQPSNRVTLPGELKPWNRVNMYAKVKGFVRDVTVDRGTTVHKGQILARLDAPEVISELSQAQAQVQAQEATLVEQTTRARASKLTYSRLVQTAKMEGAVSANELDQALAKMQADSAMVAVARGTVQAARSNYQAKTELRQYLTITAPFDGMVIERNISPGALVGAGDSGKPLFVLEDSRTLRLTVAIPETFANQLPKKSAVSFSVNAMPNRRFNAKLARSAESLVETNRAMMAEFDVANASHELKSGMYAEVMMPVERSGKTLFVPTTSVVSSSEKMFVIKVNDNRAQWVSVQKGNVVDSLVEVFGDLQAGTAIVKKASEEIRDGQAIKAVQK, encoded by the coding sequence ATGAAACTGCTCATAACGCTAATTGGAATAGCCTCTTTTGCTGTTGGCTTTACGGCCTGTTCGTCGGCCAGCAGCGATAACAAACCCGCTGAAACCAAAGAACCGGCCATACAACAGGTTGAGGTAACGACTGTACAGGCTTTACAACCCAGCAACCGCGTTACTCTGCCCGGCGAACTGAAACCCTGGAACCGTGTAAATATGTATGCAAAAGTAAAAGGCTTTGTGCGCGATGTGACCGTAGACCGGGGTACAACTGTTCACAAAGGACAGATACTCGCCCGGCTCGACGCACCCGAAGTCATCTCGGAACTCAGCCAGGCGCAGGCGCAGGTTCAGGCGCAGGAGGCTACCCTGGTGGAGCAGACAACGCGGGCCCGTGCCAGTAAACTGACCTACTCCCGGCTGGTACAAACGGCGAAGATGGAAGGAGCCGTGTCGGCTAATGAACTCGATCAGGCACTGGCAAAGATGCAGGCCGACAGCGCCATGGTTGCGGTGGCACGGGGAACGGTTCAGGCAGCCCGCTCAAACTATCAGGCCAAGACGGAACTTCGGCAATACCTAACCATTACGGCTCCTTTCGATGGGATGGTCATCGAGCGGAATATCAGCCCCGGTGCCCTGGTCGGCGCGGGCGACAGTGGGAAGCCGCTGTTCGTGCTGGAAGACAGCCGAACGTTACGACTGACGGTTGCCATTCCGGAAACCTTTGCCAATCAGCTTCCCAAAAAGAGTGCCGTTTCATTCTCGGTCAACGCCATGCCTAACCGCCGGTTCAACGCGAAGCTGGCCCGCTCGGCTGAAAGTCTGGTAGAAACGAACCGGGCCATGATGGCGGAATTTGACGTAGCCAACGCATCCCACGAGCTTAAATCAGGCATGTACGCTGAGGTGATGATGCCGGTGGAGCGATCGGGCAAAACGCTGTTCGTACCGACAACATCCGTCGTTAGTTCGAGTGAGAAAATGTTTGTTATTAAAGTAAACGACAACCGGGCCCAGTGGGTGTCGGTTCAGAAAGGCAACGTCGTAGACAGTCTGGTGGAGGTATTCGGCGACTTACAGGCCGGGACAGCCATCGTGAAGAAAGCGTCGGAAGAAATCCGGGACGGGCAGGCAATCAAAGCCGTGCAGAAGTAA
- a CDS encoding acriflavin resistance protein (PFAM: acriflavin resistance protein~KEGG: mxa:MXAN_6177 AcrB/AcrD/AcrF family efflux transporter, inner membrane component): MYNIIRSALRKPISVVVAVLGLLFFSVMSLFTIPVDIFPNLDLPTIYVVQPYGGMAPDQMDGFIATRYQDHFLYVSGIRDIDVKTIQGLSLIKLSFYPGTDMAQAAAEVANNVSRAKAYMPEGTVPPQVVRFDASSVPVGQLVFESQSRSLNEIQDYASARVRPMFSRIPGVSSPPPFGGNQRTVVIKVNPQLVRSYQLTPEEVIKSIISNNQPSPAGNIRIGDKALMTPVNSLVKRPEDFLNIPIRVGSGPTVFVRDIATVEDGADVTVSYALVNGRRAVYIPVVKKSDASTLDVVNNIRKALPELRAAVPEDVEISYEFDQSVYVTNALKSLVTEGILGAVLTGLMVLLFLRDWRSVIIVVVTIPISILSAVIMLNLCGQTINIMTLSGLALAIGILVDQATVTIENIHQHLETGKPKAVAIWDACKEIVFPEFLILLAILAVFAPAFVMSGVPRSMFLPLSLSVGFAMIASFLLSQTFVPVLANWLLKSHPVHEAPTLALDAQERHAILDESAHPVANAKGFEKFKQRYSSLLEKVLNRRGLVVGGYLAGSIAIIVICFMVIGTDILPHGNSHQFQMRLRIPDGTRVERTEMATLKVLDIIKEAVGKDAVEISSAYVGTVPSSYGTSNIFVFNSGPHEAVLQVSLKEEHPVKMDDLKEELRTRIPKALPTANISFEPIELTEKIMSQGASTPIEVTVAAKDLSEAGRFANKIRERMTKIDFLRDVQIAQPLAYPILKVTMNRERAGQLGVTSTQVARSMVAATSSSRFTDKNLWLDESKGLAYQVQVQIPEYQMSSASDIGNIPLKSGEMHPLLSDVATFSESTAPGEYDRAGPNRLVTITANLQKKDLGTARKAVEQAIKEAGEPPRGVLVELGGQTNLLTDTLSSLQTGLLVAIVIIFLLLAANYQSFKLSLVILAAIPAVVAGALLMLLACGATLNLQSYMGLIMSVGVSVANAILMVTNAENLRLEIGDTRRAVVLAANSRIRPILMTSIAMIAGMVPMASGLGEGGDQIAPLGQAVIGGLIASTLAALLILPCVFTQFQAKATTQSVSLDPDDPESKFYHRELSSII, encoded by the coding sequence ATGTACAACATCATTCGTTCTGCGCTTCGCAAACCCATTTCGGTGGTCGTAGCGGTTTTAGGGCTTCTGTTTTTTTCGGTCATGTCGCTGTTTACCATTCCGGTCGACATTTTTCCGAACCTCGATTTGCCCACCATTTATGTGGTGCAGCCCTATGGCGGTATGGCCCCCGATCAGATGGACGGGTTCATTGCCACCCGCTATCAGGACCACTTCCTATATGTGTCGGGGATTCGCGACATCGACGTAAAAACTATTCAGGGTCTATCGCTCATTAAGCTCTCTTTTTATCCGGGAACGGACATGGCTCAGGCCGCTGCCGAGGTTGCCAATAACGTATCTCGTGCAAAAGCCTACATGCCGGAGGGAACGGTACCGCCCCAGGTGGTCCGGTTCGATGCCAGTTCGGTACCGGTAGGGCAGCTGGTTTTTGAAAGCCAGAGCCGTTCGCTAAACGAAATTCAGGATTATGCCTCGGCGCGGGTGCGGCCCATGTTCTCCCGCATTCCGGGTGTATCCAGCCCCCCACCCTTCGGCGGTAATCAGCGAACTGTTGTTATAAAAGTCAATCCACAACTGGTTCGCAGCTATCAGCTCACGCCCGAAGAGGTTATCAAGTCGATCATTAGCAACAACCAGCCCTCCCCCGCCGGTAACATCCGCATTGGCGACAAAGCCCTGATGACGCCGGTAAACTCGCTGGTGAAACGACCCGAAGATTTTCTGAATATCCCCATCCGGGTCGGTTCCGGGCCAACGGTATTCGTTCGGGATATTGCCACCGTAGAAGATGGTGCCGATGTTACGGTGAGCTACGCGCTGGTTAATGGTCGACGGGCGGTGTACATTCCGGTGGTCAAAAAATCGGATGCGTCTACCCTCGACGTGGTCAACAACATCCGCAAAGCCCTGCCGGAGCTTCGGGCAGCGGTGCCGGAAGATGTCGAAATTTCGTATGAGTTCGACCAGTCCGTTTACGTAACCAACGCCCTCAAAAGTCTCGTGACAGAGGGCATCCTCGGCGCCGTACTAACAGGTCTGATGGTGCTGCTCTTCCTCCGCGACTGGCGCAGTGTGATCATCGTGGTCGTAACTATTCCGATCTCGATTCTGTCGGCGGTGATCATGCTCAACCTCTGCGGGCAGACTATCAACATTATGACGCTATCGGGGCTGGCGCTGGCCATCGGGATTCTGGTCGATCAGGCCACGGTAACGATTGAGAATATTCACCAGCATCTGGAGACCGGAAAGCCCAAAGCGGTAGCCATCTGGGATGCGTGTAAGGAGATCGTTTTCCCGGAATTTCTGATTCTACTGGCTATTCTGGCTGTGTTTGCCCCGGCCTTTGTCATGAGTGGCGTACCACGGTCCATGTTCCTGCCGCTGTCCTTATCGGTTGGTTTCGCCATGATTGCGTCGTTCCTCCTCTCGCAAACGTTCGTGCCCGTTCTGGCCAACTGGCTGCTGAAAAGTCATCCCGTTCACGAAGCCCCTACGCTGGCCCTCGACGCACAGGAGCGGCACGCCATACTGGACGAAAGTGCGCATCCGGTAGCAAACGCCAAAGGTTTTGAGAAATTCAAGCAGCGGTATTCGTCCCTGCTCGAAAAAGTCCTCAACCGCCGGGGGCTGGTTGTTGGCGGCTATCTGGCGGGAAGCATCGCCATTATTGTCATCTGTTTCATGGTTATCGGCACGGACATACTTCCCCACGGTAACAGTCACCAGTTTCAGATGCGGCTGCGTATTCCCGACGGCACACGGGTTGAACGAACGGAGATGGCGACGCTGAAAGTGCTTGACATCATCAAAGAAGCAGTGGGAAAAGACGCGGTCGAAATTTCATCAGCTTACGTCGGTACGGTTCCATCGAGTTATGGTACATCCAACATTTTCGTCTTCAACAGCGGCCCCCACGAAGCCGTATTGCAGGTGTCGCTGAAAGAAGAACATCCAGTGAAGATGGACGACCTGAAAGAAGAACTCCGAACCCGAATTCCGAAAGCCTTGCCAACGGCCAACATTTCCTTCGAGCCCATTGAACTGACCGAAAAAATCATGAGTCAGGGCGCATCGACCCCCATCGAGGTGACAGTGGCGGCCAAGGACCTGAGTGAAGCGGGCCGTTTTGCCAATAAGATTCGGGAACGAATGACGAAAATCGACTTCCTGCGCGATGTGCAGATTGCCCAGCCGCTGGCTTACCCCATTCTTAAGGTCACGATGAACCGCGAACGGGCGGGGCAGTTGGGCGTCACGTCCACGCAGGTGGCCCGGTCGATGGTAGCGGCTACCTCGTCCAGCCGCTTTACGGACAAAAACCTCTGGCTCGACGAGTCGAAAGGGCTGGCCTATCAGGTGCAGGTTCAGATTCCAGAATACCAGATGAGCAGCGCCAGCGACATCGGCAACATCCCGCTGAAGAGTGGCGAGATGCACCCGCTGCTCTCGGATGTGGCCACGTTTTCGGAAAGTACCGCGCCGGGCGAGTACGACCGCGCCGGGCCAAACCGGCTCGTGACGATCACGGCCAATTTGCAGAAAAAAGACCTCGGCACGGCCCGCAAAGCGGTTGAACAAGCCATCAAAGAAGCGGGCGAACCGCCCCGTGGTGTACTCGTTGAACTGGGTGGCCAAACCAACCTGCTGACCGATACGCTGAGCAGTTTACAGACCGGTCTGCTGGTAGCCATTGTCATCATCTTCCTGCTGCTGGCGGCTAACTACCAATCGTTTAAGCTATCGCTGGTCATTCTGGCGGCTATTCCGGCCGTAGTAGCGGGGGCATTGCTGATGCTGCTGGCCTGTGGCGCTACGCTCAACCTGCAATCGTACATGGGACTGATTATGTCGGTAGGCGTATCGGTCGCGAATGCCATTCTGATGGTGACCAACGCCGAAAACCTGCGGTTAGAGATTGGCGATACGCGACGGGCGGTGGTGCTGGCGGCCAACAGCCGGATTCGCCCCATTCTGATGACCAGTATTGCGATGATTGCCGGGATGGTACCCATGGCGTCGGGACTTGGCGAAGGGGGCGACCAGATTGCCCCACTGGGCCAGGCCGTTATTGGCGGGCTGATAGCCTCTACGCTGGCAGCTCTGCTGATTCTACCCTGCGTATTTACCCAGTTTCAGGCCAAAGCCACCACCCAATCGGTATCGCTTGACCCCGACGATCCGGAAAGCAAATTCTACCATCGGGAGCTGAGTTCAATCATCTAA
- a CDS encoding outer membrane efflux protein (PFAM: outer membrane efflux protein~KEGG: mxa:MXAN_6176 outer membrane efflux protein), translating into MLGGGLLSLPSSGQSLNLSQVVEQSVRQYPFLKAKQAEINSAQRRVQASQTELLPSLILQDQYTYATSNSLNNSFFPNEGTAISTSGGVRPMAISQASFGSYTSATIEWRAITFGRIKANVGVAKADLQRTEVDYENEIFQHQVRTIDAYLLLLINQKLVQIQRSNLDRAETFKRVVDAGVRSGMRAGVDSSLATAEAVRARLLLLSSQQQEQVQRLRLSELAGQLQNNMRVDSMRFYTSLPNAAFLPDSISPKNPTLRLFESQINLSAARSLATQRSGMPVISLVGAGNARGSGFSNQGDIFQTNQLNGLGYQVGNYLVGVVARWNLTNILRVRQDYRADLFQVERSRQLLNTQRLQINRQYQEADTQYQVALEQARQAPVQLRAARQAYNQAKSRYESGLTDLPTLLQSVLTLNRAEVDGYVAVSNVWRFLLLKAAADGDLSLFMNQIL; encoded by the coding sequence ATGCTAGGGGGTGGCCTGCTTTCACTCCCGTCTTCGGGTCAATCGCTGAATCTGAGTCAGGTCGTCGAGCAAAGCGTTCGGCAGTACCCGTTTCTGAAAGCAAAACAGGCGGAGATTAACAGCGCTCAGCGACGGGTGCAGGCCAGCCAGACGGAGTTGCTACCCTCGCTTATTCTCCAGGACCAATACACCTATGCCACCAGCAACAGCTTGAACAACTCGTTCTTCCCGAACGAAGGCACCGCTATTTCCACATCCGGCGGAGTTCGGCCGATGGCCATTTCGCAGGCCAGCTTTGGCAGTTACACCAGCGCCACCATCGAATGGCGGGCCATTACATTCGGGCGGATCAAAGCCAATGTGGGCGTTGCTAAAGCTGACCTTCAGCGCACTGAAGTCGATTACGAGAACGAGATTTTTCAGCATCAGGTCCGAACCATCGACGCGTATCTGCTGCTGCTCATCAATCAGAAACTGGTTCAGATCCAGCGCAGCAATCTGGATCGGGCAGAAACGTTCAAGCGCGTGGTCGATGCGGGCGTCCGGTCGGGGATGCGGGCAGGTGTCGATAGTTCGCTGGCCACCGCCGAAGCCGTTCGGGCGCGGCTGCTTCTCCTCAGCAGCCAGCAGCAGGAACAGGTGCAGCGGCTGCGACTCTCGGAACTGGCCGGGCAACTCCAGAACAACATGCGGGTAGATAGCATGCGTTTCTATACGTCTCTCCCCAATGCCGCTTTCCTGCCCGATTCCATTTCTCCCAAAAACCCGACGTTACGGCTGTTTGAATCGCAGATCAACCTATCGGCGGCTCGTAGTCTGGCAACGCAGCGGTCGGGAATGCCGGTTATTTCGCTGGTTGGAGCCGGGAATGCGCGGGGTTCCGGTTTTTCCAATCAGGGCGATATTTTCCAGACCAATCAGCTTAACGGACTGGGTTATCAGGTCGGCAATTATCTGGTGGGCGTAGTAGCCCGCTGGAATCTGACCAATATACTCCGTGTTCGGCAGGACTACCGGGCCGATCTTTTTCAGGTAGAACGGTCGCGGCAGTTGCTGAACACCCAGCGGTTACAGATTAACCGGCAGTATCAGGAAGCCGACACCCAATACCAGGTAGCGCTGGAACAGGCCCGGCAAGCCCCGGTTCAACTCCGGGCCGCCCGACAAGCCTATAATCAGGCGAAATCGCGCTACGAAAGTGGCCTCACCGACTTACCCACTTTACTGCAAAGTGTACTTACGCTTAACCGTGCTGAAGTCGATGGCTATGTGGCCGTCAGTAACGTATGGCGGTTTCTGCTCCTGAAAGCAGCCGCCGACGGGGATTTGTCGCTGTTTATGAATCAGATATTGTAG
- a CDS encoding Redoxin domain protein (PFAM: Redoxin domain protein~KEGG: hypothetical protein), producing MNQRKTQDKTSVWLFTVLFLSLPGYVQAQFTSSISGFFSKEWEGKQAMVVAKPLQGPPLIDTTTIVNRSATFTIKLTEPCAAYLWIDGLKEDIQFFIDSPKISIGVESGLFGSAIIAGSASSERWAEQFTRSQYGRDLEPDDQFALLNALTSGDSLTAFTLEYKLDSLRTLDRNAVANLILEQPALASSWYMFASSMFSYRQMLDLFNSLPTFASYPSYQRIKAELTQKQLGKKAPDFNLTTAMGKPVHLSDLTSRFVLIDFSMRHQVSCQKRHFDLKKLYQKYHPLGFEIVTVSVEFDRIYGRDALTKYPLPWIQVQDFMDAPLITKDFAVNYMPDNVLLDANKIMIGRDMSVQELDAMLEQLLSK from the coding sequence ATGAACCAGCGAAAAACTCAGGACAAAACATCAGTCTGGCTTTTCACCGTCCTTTTCCTGAGCCTGCCGGGTTATGTTCAGGCGCAGTTTACCAGTAGTATAAGTGGCTTCTTCTCCAAAGAATGGGAGGGCAAACAGGCGATGGTAGTTGCCAAACCCCTTCAGGGGCCACCCCTTATCGATACCACCACGATTGTGAACCGCAGCGCCACCTTTACCATAAAACTCACCGAACCCTGCGCGGCTTACCTTTGGATCGATGGTCTTAAAGAGGATATTCAATTTTTTATCGACTCACCAAAAATTTCAATCGGGGTTGAATCGGGTCTATTTGGGTCGGCCATTATTGCGGGATCGGCGAGTAGTGAACGCTGGGCCGAACAGTTTACCCGTTCGCAATATGGCCGCGACCTTGAACCGGACGATCAGTTTGCTCTGCTTAATGCGTTGACTTCCGGCGATTCGCTTACCGCCTTTACCCTCGAATATAAGTTAGACTCTCTACGAACACTTGACCGGAATGCTGTAGCAAACCTGATCCTCGAACAGCCCGCCCTGGCATCCAGCTGGTATATGTTCGCGTCAAGCATGTTCTCCTACAGGCAGATGCTGGATTTGTTCAACAGCCTGCCCACTTTTGCATCATACCCCTCCTACCAGCGTATTAAAGCCGAATTGACGCAAAAACAACTGGGTAAAAAAGCACCTGATTTCAACCTAACAACCGCAATGGGTAAGCCCGTCCATTTATCCGACCTGACCAGTCGGTTCGTTCTGATCGACTTTTCCATGCGGCATCAGGTTAGTTGCCAGAAACGCCATTTCGACTTAAAGAAGCTTTATCAGAAATATCATCCGCTGGGATTCGAGATAGTGACCGTATCGGTTGAATTTGACCGAATCTACGGTCGGGACGCTTTGACAAAATACCCGCTGCCCTGGATTCAGGTACAAGATTTCATGGACGCTCCGCTTATTACAAAAGACTTTGCCGTAAACTATATGCCCGACAATGTCCTGCTCGACGCTAACAAAATCATGATCGGCCGGGATATGTCCGTTCAGGAACTGGACGCCATGCTGGAGCAGCTGCTAAGTAAGTAG
- a CDS encoding transcriptional regulator, MerR family (PFAM: TipAS antibiotic-recognition domain protein; regulatory protein MerR; Transcription regulator MerR DNA binding~SMART: regulatory protein MerR~KEGG: lpp:plpp0088 hypothetical protein), protein MREYSVKKLAKLAGVSVRTLHHYDRLGLLKPSIRTEARYRLYGENELIRLQQILFYRELDFSLTEIRAVLDAPDFHVLNALESHKKAIKSRQERLETLLATIDKTILTLKGERVMLTNEELYEGFPKGDVYREEAIEKYGNQVVEESEEKLRRMGKRDFTKLKADQQEIAQTLAAMIHLSPTSEAVQQQIARHYANIRGFWGESVCQSRNMADAYKGLAQLYIDDPRYTTRNGQTNPEYAAFLNKAMVYFAERL, encoded by the coding sequence ATGCGGGAATATTCAGTGAAGAAACTGGCGAAATTAGCTGGTGTCAGCGTGCGCACGCTGCACCATTATGATCGTCTGGGCTTGTTGAAGCCATCCATCCGTACCGAGGCCAGATACCGGTTGTATGGCGAAAACGAGTTGATCCGACTACAGCAGATTCTCTTTTACAGGGAACTGGACTTTTCACTGACCGAAATTCGGGCGGTGCTGGATGCGCCGGACTTTCATGTGCTGAACGCGCTGGAAAGTCATAAAAAGGCGATAAAATCCAGGCAGGAACGACTTGAAACGCTGCTCGCAACGATTGACAAAACGATTTTAACGTTAAAAGGAGAACGAGTTATGTTAACCAACGAAGAACTATACGAGGGTTTCCCAAAAGGGGACGTGTACAGAGAAGAGGCCATTGAAAAATACGGTAATCAGGTTGTAGAGGAGTCAGAGGAAAAGCTGCGCAGGATGGGGAAACGCGACTTCACCAAACTAAAGGCCGATCAGCAGGAAATTGCTCAGACACTGGCGGCAATGATACATCTGAGCCCAACCAGTGAGGCTGTGCAACAGCAGATAGCCCGGCATTACGCCAATATTCGGGGCTTCTGGGGCGAGTCGGTCTGCCAGAGCCGAAACATGGCCGACGCTTATAAAGGGTTGGCGCAACTGTATATCGATGACCCTCGGTATACAACCCGGAATGGTCAGACTAATCCGGAATACGCAGCTTTTTTGAACAAAGCCATGGTGTATTTTGCGGAGAGGCTTTAG
- a CDS encoding two component transcriptional regulator, winged helix family (PFAM: response regulator receiver; transcriptional regulator domain protein~SMART: response regulator receiver~KEGG: scl:sce2555 two-component response regulator), with the protein MKVLVVEDEQGLAESITEYMVKDGYVCETASTFREAEEKIHLYTYDCVIVDLTLPDGNGFQIIEALKRLIATTGVIIISARDALEDKLRGLEIGSDDYLTKPFHLSELNARVKSLLRRRQFGGHTEIRFREIVVVPHNRNVYVNGHLTTLSRKEYDLLLYFLSNVDVALTKASIAEHLWGDNIDSADSFDMVYSHIKNLRRKLLEKGAADYVQSIYGIGYKFSQP; encoded by the coding sequence ATGAAAGTACTGGTTGTAGAAGATGAACAGGGGCTGGCCGAAAGCATCACCGAGTATATGGTGAAAGACGGCTACGTGTGCGAAACGGCGTCTACTTTCCGCGAAGCAGAAGAGAAGATACACCTTTATACCTACGACTGCGTAATTGTCGATCTGACGCTGCCCGATGGTAACGGCTTTCAGATCATCGAAGCCCTCAAACGGTTGATTGCTACTACGGGCGTAATTATCATCTCCGCCCGCGACGCCCTGGAAGACAAGCTGAGAGGGCTGGAAATCGGCTCGGACGATTACCTGACCAAACCTTTTCACCTCTCGGAGCTGAACGCCAGGGTAAAATCGCTACTGCGTAGGCGGCAGTTTGGCGGACATACCGAGATTCGCTTTCGCGAGATCGTTGTCGTGCCGCACAACCGTAATGTGTATGTGAACGGACATCTCACAACCCTCTCGCGGAAGGAGTATGATTTACTGCTCTATTTCCTGTCGAACGTGGATGTGGCACTCACCAAAGCGTCTATTGCCGAACACCTGTGGGGCGATAACATCGACTCGGCCGATTCGTTTGATATGGTGTACTCGCACATTAAAAACCTGCGTCGCAAATTGCTGGAAAAAGGAGCTGCCGATTATGTGCAATCCATTTATGGTATCGGCTATAAATTCAGTCAGCCTTGA